The following are from one region of the Vulpes vulpes isolate BD-2025 chromosome 14, VulVul3, whole genome shotgun sequence genome:
- the LOC112922223 gene encoding olfactory receptor 6C1-like codes for MRNHTEITDFILLGLSDDPQLQEVIFVFLLITYMLSITGNLTIITLTLLDSHLQTPMYFFLRNFSLLEISFTTVSIPKFLSTLITGDKNISFNDCMAQFFFFIFLGVTEFCLLAAMSYDRYIAICKPLHYMTIMNPRVCILLVFASWSASFLIIFPLLMLFIQLDYCKSNVIDHFTCDYFPLLHLSCSDTRFLEIVGFSCAVFTLMFTLALIILSYIYILRTILRIPSTSQRTKAFSTCSSHMIVISISYGSCIFMYINPAAKDRVSLSKGVAVLNTSVAPMLNPFIYSLRNQQVKRAFLDRARKIVFFSSK; via the coding sequence atgagaaaccacACCGAAATAACAGATTTTATTCTCCTGGGATTGTCAGATGACCCACAGCTTCAGGAGGTGATCTTTGTCTTTCTGCTCATCACCTACATGCTCAGCATCACTGGGAACCTGACCATTATCACCCTCACCCTGCTGGATTCCCACCTCCAGACCcccatgtatttcttcctcaGAAACTTCTCCTTACTTGAGATTTCATTCACAACTGTGAGCATACCCAAGTTCCTGAGCACCCTGATTACAGGagataaaaacatttcctttaatgATTGTATggctcagttcttttttttcatcttcttgggAGTCACTGAATTTTGCCTTCTGGCTGCCATGTCCTATGACCGATACATTGCCATCTGCAAACCTCTGCATTACATGACCATCATGAATCCCAGAGTCTGCATACTCCTTGTCTTTGCTTCTTGGTCGGCTTCATTCTTAATCATATTCCCATTACTCATGCTGTTCATACAGCTTGATTATTGTAAGTCCAATGTTATAGACCATTTTACCTGTGACTATTTCCCCTTACTACATCTTTCTTGTTCAGACACTAGATTCTTAGAGATAGTGGGTTTTTCCTGTGCTGTGTTTACATTAATGTTCACATTGGCATTAATAATTCTGTCCTACATATATATCCTCAGAACAATTTTGAGGATTCCTTCTACTAGTCAGAGGACAAAAGCCTTTTCCACCTGTTCTTCCCACATGATTGTCATCTCCATCTCCTATGGCAGCTGCATTTTCATGTATATTAACCCAGCAGCAAAAGACAGAGTGTCTCTGAGCAAGGGAGTTGCTGTGCTAAACACCTCGGTAGCCCCCATGCTGAACCCCTTTATTTACAGCCTAAGGAACCAGCAAGTCAAGCGAGCCTTCCTGGACAGGGCAAGGAAGATTGTATTTTTctcaagcaaatga